From Scomber scombrus chromosome 21, fScoSco1.1, whole genome shotgun sequence, one genomic window encodes:
- the dhrs7cb gene encoding dehydrogenase/reductase (SDR family) member 7Cb yields the protein MSLPSVMVWPLLIVVAAGVYYIYNEIMRFMSKSLVRNKVVVITDAVSGVGTECAHLFHKGGARLILCGTSWDKLESLYDSLTNDANPRETFAPKLVILDFSDMDSMEEVVAEVVDCYGCVDVLICNSSVKMKAPVQSISLELDRNIMDINYFGPSTLAKGILPTMISRRCGHIILVNSIQGRLAIPFRSSYAASKHAAQAFFECLRAEVQEYGVIVSTVSHTYINASNPLSNEKSAPKQSSLAAFIASQLNHGVRPSVLANEIMQTVNRKRKEVVLAHPIPWVALHLRSLFPPFLFAVLASGVKDSVLAEQMQ from the exons ATGTCTCTTCCCTCTGTGATGGTGTGGCCCCTGCTGATAGTCGTGGCAGCGGGGGTGTATTACATCTACAATGAGATCATGCGGTTCATGTCCAAGTCCTTGGTGCGAAACAAAGTGGTGGTGATCACTGATGCTGTGTCAGGGGTGGGAACTG AGTGTGCCCATCTCTTTCATAAGGGCGGTGCAAGACTTATCCTGTGTGGGACTAGCTGGGATAAACTGGAGTCCCTGTATGACTCTTTGACTAATGACGCTAACCCCAGAGAG ACGTTTGCCCCAAAACTGGTGATCCTGGACTTCAGTGACATGGACAGTATGGAGGAGGTGGTTGCTGAGGTGGTGGACTGTTACGGCTGTGTGGATGTGCTGATCTGTAACAGCAGCGTGAAGATGAAGGCTCCCGTGCAGAGCATCTCCCTCGAACTGGACAGAAACATCATGGACATTAACTACTTCGGCCCCAGCACTTTGGCTAAAG GCATTCTTCCAACAATGATCTCAAGAAGATGTGGACACATAATACTGGTCAACAGCATCCAGGGCAGACTGGCTATCCCCTTCAGAAGTTCAT ATGCGGCGTCCAAGCATGCGGCGCAGGCCTTCTTCGAATGTCTACGGGCTGAAGTGCAGGAGTATGGGGTAATTGTCAGCACCGTCAGTCATACCTACATAAACGCCTCCAACCCGCTGTCCAATGAAAAGTCGGCCCCTAAACAAAGCAGCCTTGCAGCAT TTATTGCTAGCCAGTTGAACCATGGCGTGCGCCCATCAGTCCTGGCCAATGAAATAATGCAAACAgtgaacaggaagaggaaggaggttGTGCTGGCCCACCCCATCCCCTGGGTGGCCCTCCACCTCCGCTCCCTCTTCCCCCCTTTCCTCTTTGCCGTGCTGGCTTCTGGAGTGAAGGACTCAGTCTTGGCTGAGCAGATGCAGTAG